The DNA window GCACGCTGTGGTCGAACCCCGGGTCTGTCAGCTCCAGCCCCAAAAGGTATTTCCAGTCCATCCGGGCTCGCACCGCCTCGGCCGCCTGCCTGTCGGAGAGGTTGTCGGCGTACTGCAACACCGACACCGCCGCCAGCGCGCCCGGCGAGATGGCCGGGCGCCCATCGGCTGGAAACGCCTCGGCGAACAACTCGTCGGAGAACACCTCGCCCAGCGCATCACGCAGCCACACCGCCAGGGTGCCCTTGGGGAAGGCCGCCGCGACCACCCGGGCCGTCAGCTCGGGCACCTGTCGCCCACGTCGCTTCTCCAGCATCGATCTCGTCTCCCTCGCCCACGCGCCGCCTTTCACCATCAGTGTCGATTTGATAGCTCAATGAACACAATGGTCGTAATGAGAGATCCCCAACGGGGTCCTTCAGGCCGGGGGTGAAGCGGACTCTCCCGCGGAGCGGGGCAGGGAAAGCCGGACCCCCGGGCGATCCGGCGTCTACCCGGCTCGGACCGGGCGGTTCTGTTGCTCGATGTACTGCCGCAGGACACTGATCGCGGCGCCGCCCACGCTTCCTGCGAAGTAGGAGCCCGACCACAGCTTGCTGGCCCGGTAGTAGTGGCGGGCCAGTTCGGGGAACTCCTGGCGCATTCGCCGTGACGAGACGCCCTTGAGCGAGTTGACCAGGCGAGACAGTGCGACCTTCGGCGGGAAGTTCACCAGCAGGTGGACGTGGTTGCTCCCGCCGTTGAACTCGCTCAGCTCGGTCTCGAAGTCGGCGCACACGTCCCGCATGATCTCTTCCATCCGGTTCAGGTGGGCGTCGGTGAATACCGGATGCCGGAACTTTGTCACGAAAACCAAGTGTGCGTGCAGGACGAAAACGCAGTGCCTGCCTGTTCTGATGTCTCCATGTTCACCCATAGGCCAATGGTACGATCTTGGCGTGCAGCTCCGGTACAACTTCCGCCTCTACCCGACCGCCGGTCAGCGCCAGGCGCTGGCGCGGGCGTTCGGGTGCGCGCGGACGGTGTTCAACGACGGGCTGCGCTTACGGCAGGAG is part of the Nonomuraea coxensis DSM 45129 genome and encodes:
- the tnpA gene encoding IS200/IS605 family transposase, which encodes MGEHGDIRTGRHCVFVLHAHLVFVTKFRHPVFTDAHLNRMEEIMRDVCADFETELSEFNGGSNHVHLLVNFPPKVALSRLVNSLKGVSSRRMRQEFPELARHYYRASKLWSGSYFAGSVGGAAISVLRQYIEQQNRPVRAG